A region from the Nostoc sp. HK-01 genome encodes:
- a CDS encoding group 1 glycosyl transferase — protein sequence MISTEKESINDSDNLNTSNINIIIFPDWSQPEESLCLNLERVIQTVNHHPDSNQINLIIDNSNVTEDIANLVLSGVLMNLLMSDDSDISSTGCEISIIDSLDAECWEMISAQIILNDGNREDLSYSPADNIPKYTIDEFCNISIVQLIYDLANKLCQEGQWQAAIAQYQKLLEFQIYSLEIYGNLIHCYRSSQQTEAYYATLNQAIALYPTEGSLHFSLIIDLRRNGRTKEAIASAENACKWIPDDYTFKLLKYLTVPSIYDHENEINFYRQRYIQGLQDLIAQTSLNTPESKNNALAGIGRLTNFYLSYQAQNDRDLQSQYGQLVHKIMAANYPQWVAPLSIPNLQPQQKIRIGYVSHFLHSYSGTLWLTGWLRYCNHQLFEIYCYYTGNEPDPVTEQFQEYSDVFHHIPHNLPGVCEQIIADNLHILVFPEIGMNPQTMQIAGLRLAPVQCVAWGHPVTTGLPTIDYFLSSELMETENAQAHYSEKLIRLPNIGVSYPKPYIPPIIKTRSDFQLPDDAVIYLCCQAPFKYLPQYDFILAEIARRVPQAKFVFLRGTLLQARLQRAFAAINLNSEDYCVFLSIPERLDYLMINLLADVYLDTFTWSGGNTTLEAIACNLPVVTCPGEFMRGRHSDSFLKMLGVTDTIAQNAAEYIDIAVKLGLDSTWRNNIAEKMSQNHHLLFDDQACVAGLESFYRKVLSAE from the coding sequence TTGATTAGCACAGAAAAGGAATCCATCAATGATTCAGATAACCTGAATACAAGTAATATAAATATAATTATCTTTCCTGATTGGTCACAGCCAGAAGAGTCTCTTTGCCTAAATTTAGAAAGGGTGATTCAAACGGTGAATCATCATCCTGATAGCAACCAAATAAATCTAATTATAGATAATAGTAATGTTACTGAAGATATCGCTAATTTAGTATTGTCTGGCGTATTGATGAATCTTTTGATGTCAGATGATTCTGATATAAGTAGTACAGGATGTGAAATTTCTATAATTGACAGTTTAGATGCTGAATGTTGGGAGATGATATCTGCCCAAATTATTTTAAATGATGGTAATAGGGAAGATTTAAGTTATTCGCCAGCCGACAATATTCCAAAATATACAATAGATGAATTCTGTAATATATCGATAGTTCAACTTATTTATGATTTGGCTAATAAGTTATGCCAAGAAGGACAATGGCAAGCTGCGATCGCACAATATCAAAAACTGCTAGAATTTCAAATCTATAGTTTAGAAATTTATGGTAATTTGATTCATTGCTATAGAAGTTCCCAGCAAACAGAGGCGTATTATGCAACCCTGAATCAGGCGATCGCATTATACCCTACTGAAGGTAGCTTACATTTTTCGCTAATTATTGACCTGCGTCGTAATGGTCGAACCAAAGAAGCAATTGCTAGTGCTGAGAATGCTTGTAAATGGATACCTGATGACTATACTTTTAAACTGCTGAAATATTTAACAGTTCCCAGTATTTATGATCATGAAAATGAAATAAATTTTTATCGCCAGCGCTATATCCAAGGATTACAAGATTTAATTGCACAAACCAGCCTAAATACTCCAGAATCAAAAAATAATGCCTTAGCTGGTATAGGTCGGCTGACAAACTTTTATCTATCTTATCAAGCACAAAATGATCGAGATTTGCAAAGTCAATATGGACAATTAGTCCATAAAATTATGGCTGCAAATTATCCCCAGTGGGTTGCGCCTTTATCCATACCAAATCTCCAGCCACAGCAAAAAATTCGCATTGGCTATGTTTCCCATTTCTTACATTCTTATAGCGGTACATTATGGTTAACTGGTTGGCTGCGCTACTGTAATCATCAACTCTTTGAAATTTACTGTTACTATACAGGAAATGAACCAGATCCAGTAACAGAACAATTTCAAGAATATAGCGATGTTTTTCACCATATTCCTCATAATTTGCCAGGTGTTTGTGAACAAATAATTGCTGATAATTTACATATTTTAGTGTTTCCTGAAATTGGCATGAATCCGCAAACTATGCAAATTGCTGGACTGCGGCTTGCACCTGTACAATGTGTCGCTTGGGGACATCCTGTTACAACTGGTTTACCAACAATTGATTATTTTTTATCTAGCGAGTTAATGGAAACAGAAAATGCACAAGCACATTATTCTGAGAAACTAATTCGCTTACCAAATATTGGTGTATCTTACCCCAAACCTTATATTCCTCCAATTATCAAAACTCGCTCAGATTTTCAACTTCCAGATGATGCGGTAATTTATTTATGTTGCCAAGCACCGTTTAAATATTTACCACAATATGATTTTATTTTGGCGGAAATTGCGCGTCGTGTTCCGCAAGCGAAATTTGTATTTTTGCGAGGAACTTTACTCCAGGCGCGACTACAACGCGCCTTTGCTGCGATTAATTTGAATAGTGAAGATTACTGTGTATTTTTGAGTATCCCAGAACGTTTAGACTATTTGATGATTAACTTGCTTGCAGATGTTTATCTGGATACTTTTACATGGTCTGGTGGTAATACTACCTTAGAAGCGATCGCTTGTAATCTTCCGGTTGTCACTTGTCCAGGAGAATTTATGCGTGGTCGTCACTCCGATAGCTTTCTTAAAATGCTGGGAGTAACCGACACCATCGCGCAAAATGCCGCAGAATATATTGATATCGCCGTTAAACTAGGTCTAGACTCTACTTGGCGAAACAACATAGCCGAAAAAATGAGTCAGAATCATCATCTACTATTTGATGACCAGGCTTGTGTTGCTGGGCTAGAAAGTTTTTACAGGAAAGTACTGAGTGCTGAGTAA
- a CDS encoding macrocin-O-methyltransferase domain-containing protein, protein MNQHILLSTEDPGVGGVAQYNHALLCKLAKLGYRVTCLQPFTVNDSVISQQKHLGIEHICLTQEVIQNLSQILAISGNQPDLIICSNTNPFANLNIKHIAIQLGIPFIIIEGLVEPHLAEQFSIYLEHLSHHYNKAKSVIAVSFENLNLLHQLFKLPKKLGEVIYYGRPPQYFTDCDLDLRKTLRQSLNIPSDAVVCFTAARIETRKGYQFQLEAIKRLINSTIWNNLYFIWIGAGIFEPQLEISLKEEVEQLGISNKVIFLGQRSDVSDWLNTADIFVFPSVLEGMPLCVMEAMAKGLPVIASAVSGIPEELGEAGKLLTDPKVDPQATVSELVSTLEDWVVNYQLRYSIGQACKARAEEMFREERMLEQTMAVVERALLPDGDYVSPGLKIIQPSQFFPNMIVGDPSTCKWPYLRSEIPHNWYVDQRQPSIGFLSRDEAHIVYNTALQFKGKRALEIGCWLGWSACHLALAGVELDVVDPLLDRQDIHDSVRNSLQAAGIFDSVNLVAGYSPQKVDELAQQLQRKWSLIFIDGDHEAPGPLNDAIACEQLAEPDALILFHDLNSPDVAQGLDYFKQKGWNTMVYQTMQIMGVAWRGNVEPVQHQPDPKVNWNLPKHLQHYSVSGTSETPSVNEFQEILDVIRPYTLLSEARLYSLYSLAKQVCLENIPGNFVECGSYKGGAAALLAVIIQRYSLSSRLLYACDTFEGMPEPTEFDSCNGTPANLTGYGVGTLKAPIAEYLESICQRLNVQDIVVPVKGLFAETLPQYKSKIGSIAFLHADGDWYESTMDIFNNLYESIVPHGRIQIDDYGHWEGCKKAIHEFEHQKKARFNLHAIDYTGVWFEKLDTFKQRVPKIVVDGIFFQLYQTGIARVWKSLLEEWATNGFANHIVVLDRGGTAPKIFGVRYLDIVNYDYNNTEADKQMLQQICDDEGADLFISSYYTTPLTTPSVFMAYDMIPEVMGWNMDNPMWQVKHQGIQHASAYIAISEHTAHDLSNCFPEIPIESIAVAHCGVSSTFSPSKLEKVNVFKAKYGITKPYFILIGTGNGYKNSMLFFQAFSQLASSYGFDIICTGSGGILAPEFRDCTSGSNVYMLQLSDEELATAYSGALALVYPSKYEGFGMPIVEAMACGCPVITCPKASIPEVGGEAVIYVNDDDINELANALCDVQKPSIRQALIEAGLVQAQNFSWSKMANIVSTALINASLLSLNLKEINLIVFPDWSQSEDVVGLELESVIKAIATYPDSQKTTLLINTSNISAEDAELLLSGITMNLLMEEDLDISEGLEISLVGSLADIQWQALLPRLNSRIIMEHEDKAVLAELSIESLPACELESLINQLCVLQS, encoded by the coding sequence ATGAATCAACATATATTATTATCTACAGAAGATCCGGGAGTTGGTGGAGTTGCACAATACAATCACGCACTTTTATGTAAATTAGCCAAATTAGGTTATCGAGTTACTTGTCTACAACCTTTTACAGTAAATGATAGTGTAATCAGCCAGCAAAAACATCTAGGGATTGAGCATATTTGCTTAACTCAAGAAGTTATTCAAAATTTATCTCAAATTTTAGCAATATCAGGTAATCAGCCTGATTTAATTATTTGTAGTAATACCAATCCTTTTGCTAATTTAAATATTAAACACATTGCTATTCAACTTGGTATACCTTTCATTATTATTGAAGGTCTTGTTGAACCTCACTTAGCAGAGCAGTTTTCAATTTATTTAGAACACTTATCTCATCACTATAATAAAGCTAAGTCAGTAATTGCAGTTTCATTTGAGAATTTAAATTTATTACACCAACTGTTTAAGCTACCTAAAAAATTAGGTGAAGTTATTTATTACGGACGACCTCCACAATATTTCACTGATTGTGATTTAGATTTACGTAAAACTTTACGACAATCACTAAATATTCCTTCAGATGCAGTAGTTTGCTTCACTGCTGCTCGCATAGAAACACGAAAAGGTTATCAGTTTCAATTAGAGGCAATTAAACGTCTAATCAACAGCACAATATGGAATAATCTTTACTTTATTTGGATAGGTGCTGGAATTTTTGAACCACAACTTGAAATCAGCTTGAAAGAAGAAGTTGAGCAACTAGGAATAAGCAATAAAGTTATTTTTTTAGGACAGCGATCTGACGTTTCAGATTGGCTGAACACTGCTGATATTTTTGTTTTCCCTTCTGTATTAGAAGGAATGCCTTTATGTGTTATGGAAGCGATGGCTAAAGGATTACCAGTCATTGCTTCAGCCGTGAGTGGTATTCCTGAAGAATTGGGTGAGGCGGGTAAACTGCTGACTGACCCTAAAGTTGATCCACAAGCCACAGTTAGTGAATTAGTCAGCACTCTTGAAGACTGGGTAGTTAATTACCAGTTACGCTACTCAATTGGTCAAGCGTGCAAGGCAAGAGCAGAAGAGATGTTTAGAGAAGAACGGATGCTAGAACAAACGATGGCAGTAGTTGAAAGAGCATTATTACCTGATGGAGATTACGTTTCACCAGGCTTAAAAATTATCCAACCGAGCCAATTTTTCCCTAATATGATTGTGGGTGATCCAAGCACTTGTAAATGGCCTTATTTACGTAGTGAGATTCCCCATAATTGGTATGTAGATCAGAGACAACCAAGTATTGGATTTCTCAGTCGAGATGAGGCACATATTGTCTACAATACAGCACTTCAGTTTAAGGGTAAAAGAGCTTTAGAAATTGGCTGTTGGCTTGGTTGGTCTGCCTGTCATTTAGCTTTAGCAGGCGTTGAATTAGATGTAGTAGATCCTCTATTAGACAGACAAGATATTCATGACAGTGTAAGAAATTCTTTACAAGCTGCTGGTATTTTTGATTCAGTAAATCTTGTGGCTGGTTACAGCCCACAAAAAGTAGATGAGTTAGCCCAGCAATTACAACGTAAGTGGTCTTTGATATTCATTGACGGTGATCATGAAGCACCAGGGCCACTCAATGATGCGATCGCCTGCGAACAATTAGCAGAACCTGACGCATTGATTCTATTTCATGATTTAAACTCTCCTGATGTAGCCCAAGGCTTAGACTACTTTAAGCAGAAAGGGTGGAACACAATGGTCTACCAAACTATGCAAATTATGGGGGTAGCTTGGCGTGGAAACGTTGAACCAGTGCAACATCAGCCTGATCCAAAAGTTAATTGGAATTTACCAAAGCATTTACAACATTATTCTGTCAGTGGAACATCTGAGACTCCATCAGTAAACGAGTTTCAGGAGATTTTAGATGTTATCAGACCATATACTCTCCTGAGCGAAGCTCGGCTATATTCACTTTACTCTCTAGCGAAGCAAGTTTGTTTAGAAAATATCCCTGGCAATTTTGTGGAGTGCGGAAGTTATAAAGGAGGAGCAGCAGCACTTTTAGCAGTTATTATCCAACGCTACAGTTTATCCTCAAGATTGCTATATGCTTGCGACACTTTTGAAGGAATGCCAGAACCGACTGAATTTGACTCCTGTAATGGAACACCTGCAAACCTCACAGGCTATGGTGTTGGTACTTTAAAAGCTCCAATAGCAGAATACTTAGAATCTATCTGTCAACGTTTAAATGTCCAGGATATTGTTGTACCCGTAAAAGGTTTATTTGCAGAAACATTACCTCAGTATAAGTCCAAGATAGGCAGTATTGCTTTTCTACATGCTGATGGAGATTGGTATGAATCAACAATGGACATTTTTAATAATCTCTATGAGAGTATTGTTCCTCATGGCAGAATTCAGATAGATGACTATGGCCATTGGGAAGGTTGTAAGAAAGCAATACATGAGTTTGAACATCAAAAAAAAGCGAGATTTAATTTACACGCAATTGATTACACAGGTGTATGGTTTGAAAAGTTAGATACCTTTAAACAAAGGGTTCCGAAAATTGTTGTAGATGGCATATTTTTTCAACTCTACCAAACTGGGATTGCGCGTGTCTGGAAGTCATTATTAGAAGAATGGGCAACCAATGGATTTGCAAATCATATTGTTGTCCTTGATCGTGGCGGTACTGCACCTAAAATTTTTGGAGTTAGGTATTTAGATATTGTCAATTATGACTATAACAATACTGAAGCTGATAAACAGATGCTTCAACAAATCTGTGATGATGAAGGCGCAGATTTATTTATTTCTTCTTACTACACCACTCCATTAACAACACCTTCTGTATTCATGGCTTATGACATGATTCCAGAAGTGATGGGATGGAATATGGATAATCCTATGTGGCAGGTAAAACATCAAGGTATCCAGCACGCATCGGCTTACATAGCAATTTCAGAGCATACAGCGCATGATTTATCAAACTGTTTCCCTGAGATACCTATAGAGTCTATTGCTGTGGCTCATTGTGGAGTAAGTAGTACTTTTTCGCCAAGTAAACTTGAGAAAGTTAATGTATTTAAAGCTAAATATGGCATTACAAAACCTTACTTTATTTTAATTGGTACAGGAAATGGTTATAAGAATAGTATGTTATTCTTTCAAGCATTTTCGCAACTCGCTAGTAGTTATGGATTTGATATTATTTGTACAGGTAGTGGTGGGATATTAGCACCTGAGTTTAGAGATTGTACTTCAGGTAGTAATGTTTATATGTTGCAGCTTAGTGATGAAGAGTTAGCAACGGCTTATTCTGGTGCATTGGCTTTGGTTTATCCTTCTAAATATGAAGGTTTTGGAATGCCAATTGTTGAAGCAATGGCTTGTGGGTGTCCTGTGATTACTTGTCCAAAGGCTTCCATTCCTGAAGTTGGAGGCGAGGCGGTAATATATGTGAATGATGATGATATAAATGAACTAGCAAATGCTTTATGTGATGTGCAGAAACCTAGTATTCGTCAAGCATTAATTGAGGCTGGTTTAGTACAAGCACAAAACTTTTCTTGGTCAAAGATGGCAAATATAGTCAGTACTGCTTTGATTAATGCTAGTCTGCTATCTTTAAATCTTAAGGAAATTAATCTAATTGTTTTTCCTGATTGGTCGCAATCAGAAGATGTGGTTGGTTTAGAGTTAGAATCTGTAATTAAAGCGATCGCAACTTATCCTGATAGCCAAAAAACCACTCTACTAATCAACACAAGTAACATCTCTGCTGAGGATGCAGAACTGTTACTCTCTGGAATTACAATGAATTTGCTGATGGAAGAAGATTTAGACATCAGTGAGGGACTAGAAATTTCTTTGGTTGGTAGTTTAGCAGATATTCAGTGGCAAGCTTTATTACCCCGTCTCAACAGCCGAATTATTATGGAACATGAAGATAAAGCGGTTTTAGCAGAATTATCTATAGAATCACTACCAGCTTGCGAACTAGAAAGCTTGATTAATCAACTCTGTGTTTTACAGAGTTAA
- a CDS encoding serine/threonine protein kinase: MVIVTLLEPQNKTPLKQWCFDNSAVIRIGRAADNHVVLSDSLVSRHHLELRQISADNNDESWQIYSQGTNGTFLNGILVIQSPLPNNAVLQLAQGGPILQFQIQEILPESSTAEEQLAASVSLSHDPARAAYTCTHEGNSSQNLFCIHCGQPLVVQQTIRQYQVLRTLGQGGMGTTYLAWDTKGWMTGNPQLLVLKQMNADMAKIAKAQELFEREAHTLKSLNHPGIPKYYDFFVEGGKKYLAMELVHGQDLEKRVQMTGPVTPGQAIAWMIQTCEILDYLHSQEPPLIHRDIKPANLMVRNANNHIVVLDFGAVKEIGTTPGTRIGAEGYCAPEQERGQPLIQSDLYAIGPTLIFLLTGENPFKFFRQKGRNFRFDVANSPTITPQIREVIECVTEPLPRDRYQTARELTTALAACKV; this comes from the coding sequence GTGGTTATTGTGACACTGTTAGAACCACAAAACAAAACACCTCTGAAACAGTGGTGCTTTGATAACTCCGCCGTGATTCGCATTGGTCGAGCGGCGGATAATCATGTGGTTTTATCCGATAGTTTGGTTTCCCGACATCATCTAGAACTCAGGCAAATCAGTGCTGATAACAATGATGAATCTTGGCAGATATATAGCCAAGGTACAAATGGTACTTTCCTCAATGGCATTTTAGTAATTCAAAGTCCACTACCTAATAATGCAGTTCTGCAACTGGCACAGGGAGGGCCAATACTGCAATTTCAAATTCAAGAAATATTACCCGAAAGTAGTACAGCAGAAGAACAATTAGCTGCATCAGTGTCTTTAAGTCATGACCCTGCCAGAGCCGCTTACACTTGTACCCATGAAGGTAATTCTTCACAAAATTTGTTTTGCATCCATTGTGGTCAACCACTAGTCGTGCAACAGACAATTCGTCAGTATCAGGTGTTGCGAACATTAGGACAAGGTGGTATGGGTACCACTTATTTAGCTTGGGATACAAAAGGTTGGATGACTGGAAATCCGCAACTTTTGGTCTTAAAGCAAATGAACGCTGATATGGCGAAAATTGCTAAAGCTCAAGAATTATTTGAGCGGGAAGCTCATACGCTGAAATCACTAAATCATCCAGGTATCCCCAAGTATTACGACTTTTTTGTGGAAGGTGGGAAAAAATACTTGGCTATGGAATTAGTTCATGGGCAAGATTTGGAAAAACGTGTTCAGATGACTGGGCCTGTAACACCCGGCCAAGCGATCGCCTGGATGATTCAAACCTGCGAAATTTTAGACTATTTGCATAGCCAAGAACCACCACTAATTCATCGTGACATCAAACCCGCTAACCTGATGGTGCGAAATGCCAATAATCATATAGTGGTGCTAGATTTTGGTGCTGTTAAAGAAATTGGCACGACACCAGGCACTCGAATTGGTGCAGAAGGCTATTGCGCTCCCGAACAAGAACGGGGACAACCTCTGATTCAATCAGATTTATATGCCATTGGGCCAACACTAATTTTTCTGCTGACTGGGGAAAATCCTTTTAAATTTTTCCGCCAAAAAGGACGAAATTTCCGGTTTGATGTGGCAAACTCTCCCACGATTACACCCCAAATCAGAGAGGTGATTGAATGTGTTACAGAGCCATTGCCACGCGATCGCTATCAAACTGCCAGGGAATTAACTACTGCATTAGCCGCTTGCAAGGTATAG
- a CDS encoding protein-serine/threonine phosphatase — MLICPQCKFENPKANKFCQNCGTSLTHLVCHECGTEVPLNAQSCDNCGAECGQIWLAIITKEGSGDWELGSWQDDQDDLPTLPLSTEYTVPLAARPVLKAGSYIDKEQRYQLLEPLPISEENTTQTEFCVRVLDCQPYQISPIEAILENQDTGLLTSAGREIKIPRLAKAYVQLQSKGQAEIPVIHDAWQEGNTQILLIEDRSDWPRLIELWKEETTSSLQILHWFYQMTQLWALLEPIKCRQSLLELSNLRLDEDQTLALARLYGEVEAQVNAETEDETLSLTEQPFSVKVLGEIWQELFRQSQRTQFGAVLQIFEDLKLGKIQMIAQLRSRLEAIATELEASPIPSFSPTANQHPTAPTIIQLENERDEDSAGKSDDLPTIVLSMQLSSLEDVGRTDVGRQRQHNEDYFGIDTKVEKLEFPKNRVFQARGLYILCDGMGGHAGGEIASELAVNTVRQYFQELWTTDQRPTEENMREAVYLANEAIYQLNQQDARSGVGRMGTTLVILLIQDTEVVVAHVGDSRLYRLTRKRGLEQITVDHEVGQREIARGVEPSIAYARPDAYQLTQALGPRDESAIYPDVEFFDINEDSLLILASDGLSDNDLLETHWNTHLLPLLSSGANLERGVNELIDLANQKNGHDNITAILVRAKVRPNMESQK; from the coding sequence ATGCTGATTTGCCCTCAGTGTAAATTTGAAAACCCCAAAGCTAATAAATTTTGTCAAAACTGTGGCACCTCCCTAACTCATCTGGTTTGCCATGAATGTGGTACAGAAGTACCATTGAATGCCCAAAGTTGTGATAACTGCGGTGCAGAATGTGGGCAAATTTGGTTGGCCATTATTACAAAGGAAGGAAGCGGGGACTGGGAATTAGGCAGTTGGCAAGATGATCAGGATGATTTACCAACTTTACCTCTTTCCACGGAATATACTGTACCGCTTGCTGCGAGACCTGTTTTAAAAGCAGGTTCTTACATAGATAAAGAACAACGTTATCAACTGTTAGAACCTCTACCCATCTCAGAAGAGAATACAACCCAGACAGAATTTTGTGTGCGAGTTTTGGATTGTCAACCGTATCAAATATCACCTATTGAAGCAATATTAGAAAATCAAGACACAGGATTGTTAACATCCGCAGGTAGAGAAATTAAAATTCCTCGGTTAGCTAAAGCTTATGTACAATTACAATCAAAAGGGCAAGCAGAAATACCAGTAATTCACGATGCTTGGCAAGAAGGTAACACCCAGATTTTGCTAATTGAAGACCGTTCTGATTGGCCAAGGTTAATTGAACTCTGGAAAGAAGAGACCACAAGTTCGTTACAAATTTTACATTGGTTTTATCAAATGACCCAGCTTTGGGCATTATTAGAACCAATAAAATGTCGTCAAAGTCTGCTGGAATTGTCGAATCTGCGATTGGATGAAGACCAAACACTAGCGTTAGCAAGATTGTATGGGGAGGTTGAGGCACAAGTAAATGCCGAAACTGAAGATGAGACATTATCGCTGACAGAACAGCCTTTTAGTGTAAAAGTGTTGGGTGAGATTTGGCAGGAGCTATTTAGGCAGTCTCAACGTACGCAATTTGGTGCTGTATTGCAGATTTTTGAGGATTTAAAATTAGGGAAAATTCAAATGATTGCCCAGTTGCGATCGCGCCTAGAAGCGATCGCCACAGAACTAGAAGCATCGCCAATTCCCAGTTTTTCGCCAACCGCCAACCAACATCCAACGGCACCCACCATCATCCAGTTAGAAAATGAACGAGATGAAGACAGTGCTGGCAAAAGCGATGATTTACCCACCATTGTGCTGTCAATGCAATTAAGCAGTCTAGAAGATGTTGGACGCACAGACGTAGGTCGTCAGCGTCAGCACAACGAAGACTACTTTGGGATTGACACGAAAGTTGAAAAGCTAGAATTTCCTAAGAACCGAGTCTTCCAAGCCCGTGGTTTGTATATCCTCTGCGATGGAATGGGTGGCCATGCTGGTGGTGAAATAGCTAGTGAATTGGCCGTTAACACAGTGCGGCAATACTTCCAAGAACTTTGGACTACTGATCAGCGCCCAACTGAAGAAAATATGCGCGAGGCAGTTTATTTGGCGAATGAAGCAATTTATCAGTTAAATCAACAAGATGCCCGTTCGGGAGTTGGGCGTATGGGTACTACTTTAGTCATCCTCTTGATTCAGGATACCGAAGTAGTAGTTGCTCATGTGGGAGATAGCCGACTCTACCGCTTAACTCGCAAACGAGGGCTAGAACAAATCACTGTAGACCATGAAGTTGGACAGCGAGAAATTGCACGGGGAGTAGAACCCAGCATAGCTTATGCACGTCCAGATGCTTATCAATTAACGCAAGCTCTGGGGCCGCGTGACGAAAGCGCTATCTACCCCGATGTTGAATTTTTTGACATTAATGAAGATAGTTTGCTAATTCTCGCTTCTGACGGTTTATCAGATAATGATTTACTAGAAACCCATTGGAATACTCATTTACTTCCTTTGCTAAGTTCTGGCGCTAACCTAGAACGGGGTGTTAATGAATTAATTGATTTGGCAAACCAAAAAAATGGTCATGACAACATTACTGCAATACTTGTACGGGCAAAAGTCCGCCCAAACATGGAAAGTCAAAAGTAA
- a CDS encoding two-component sensor histidine kinase: protein MSFNQRSLWHQTRKQQDTLSAPPARLELVPERTSDLELYTAEMLQRTQAELQWYRHLYENTPTIYLSLNAAGIILSVNQFGANCLGYTPEQLIKTPVFNLFEPTDKEKLSEAFIELCSAAQPYDSINGEYRLNCLDSKIRWVKTTVQISPEQDCPENSSVILMVCQDITTYKQKEVSQQTSQTTMQAQLAEMESLSRLKEEFLSTVSHELRTPLTNMKMAIQMLGIALHQEQNFLLEMAKPAAERSKASRYFEILDNECDREINLINNFLDLQRLDTSATPWVLETIHVQQWLWRVVELFQARNRAICKQRVILSITPNLPPLACDPFSLERIFIELLTNACKFSPSEGEITISTQLNLQNIQFHVINSGVEISSSELTHIFEKFYRIPSNDPWKQGGTGLGLALVQKLIKQLAGTIEVESGSNRTCFTIQLPLHTQVSKK, encoded by the coding sequence ATGAGCTTTAATCAGCGATCGCTCTGGCATCAAACCCGCAAACAACAAGATACCTTGTCAGCACCTCCGGCTCGCTTGGAACTTGTGCCTGAACGAACCTCGGATTTAGAACTGTACACAGCAGAAATGCTACAGCGTACACAAGCAGAACTCCAGTGGTATCGCCATCTCTATGAAAATACACCGACGATTTACCTGAGTTTGAATGCAGCAGGAATAATTCTATCTGTAAACCAGTTCGGAGCTAATTGTCTGGGTTACACACCTGAACAATTAATCAAAACTCCTGTGTTTAATTTGTTTGAGCCAACAGACAAAGAAAAACTATCTGAGGCATTCATTGAGCTTTGCAGTGCTGCTCAACCCTATGACTCTATTAATGGAGAATATCGCCTAAACTGCCTTGATAGTAAGATTAGATGGGTAAAAACTACAGTTCAAATATCGCCTGAACAAGACTGTCCTGAGAACAGTTCCGTGATTTTGATGGTGTGTCAAGACATCACCACTTACAAGCAGAAAGAAGTTAGCCAACAAACTAGCCAAACTACAATGCAGGCTCAGTTGGCAGAAATGGAAAGCCTCAGTCGCCTCAAAGAAGAATTTCTCAGTACAGTCTCCCACGAACTTCGTACACCATTGACAAATATGAAAATGGCGATTCAAATGCTAGGAATTGCCCTACACCAAGAACAAAATTTTTTGCTGGAAATGGCCAAGCCAGCAGCAGAACGCTCAAAAGCATCTCGCTATTTTGAAATTTTAGATAACGAGTGCGATCGCGAAATCAACCTGATTAATAACTTTCTCGATTTACAACGATTAGATACCAGTGCGACACCTTGGGTATTAGAAACTATTCACGTCCAACAATGGCTTTGGCGGGTTGTAGAGTTATTTCAAGCACGTAATCGCGCTATATGTAAGCAAAGGGTGATTTTAAGTATCACACCTAATCTCCCGCCACTGGCTTGCGACCCTTTTAGCCTAGAGCGGATCTTCATAGAACTGCTAACTAACGCCTGTAAATTTAGCCCCTCAGAGGGCGAAATCACTATTTCTACCCAATTAAACTTACAAAATATCCAATTTCATGTGATTAATTCGGGTGTAGAAATTTCCAGTTCGGAATTAACACATATTTTTGAAAAATTCTACCGTATTCCTAGTAATGATCCGTGGAAACAAGGTGGCACAGGATTAGGGCTGGCATTAGTGCAGAAATTAATTAAGCAATTAGCAGGAACAATAGAGGTAGAAAGCGGGTCAAATCGTACCTGTTTTACTATCCAATTACCATTGCATACCCAAGTAAGTAAAAAGTAG